The proteins below come from a single Papaver somniferum cultivar HN1 chromosome 11, ASM357369v1, whole genome shotgun sequence genomic window:
- the LOC113324961 gene encoding uncharacterized protein LOC113324961: MNSNSNDDALSVFIPDDVIEDCLNEWRFSLIGRLDLVKLKMETVETSLRKQWVVKVQQILEVSSNAPSMNNVIQVTKHVIAPSQHRVTQVLSMEEKKGGTNPLTTSMLEFINCIQNYEMIQAPKTGLEFSWCNNRSRKKIIACNLDRAFYNAQWLNFYPSWGYKVGTRGTSYHSPLFGTNATIPKPTNVPFRALKVWMSHKDLKKVIEEAWKTEVRGNPSFIFLTKLKHIKVILKRWNWEVFEDVNQKLKKVNEEVLKQSLISDQSPHNTSLLNKLVNARGAQEILTQHKQEIERQKARVKWLKFGAANTKFFHVNIKIRKMHNEIVELEKDDGELNEDNKKLEAIPSAAEIKQAVFDLDPNSSPGPDGFGGWFYRMAWEILSEDFIKAIQYCWDKEFILAGPVGYFDVSRGLRKGDPLSPILFVIAEDVLSRRLTSLVMQGKLKPMLQRNGVHPTHIMFADDIFLFCNVEKRNLKSLLQILEEYQKASGQEINLSKSKCFVGGTSNARKNQLAEVCGMNLSNFPDKYLGVMLTPVYKWTIKVLKESDKIIRNFLWSGDPSFKKTVALKWEKTCAPLAEGGLDYIDK, encoded by the exons ATGAATTCTAATTCGAATGATGATGCTTTATCTGTGTTCATCCCTGATGACGTTATAGAAGATTGTTTGAATGAATGGAGATTCAGTCTGATCGGGAGATTGGATTTGGTCAAATTGAAGATGGAAACAGTTGAAACATCTTTGAGGAAGCAATGGGTTGTTAAAG TGCAACAAATTCTTGAAGTTAGTTCTAATGCTCCTTCTATGAACAATGTGATTCAAGTTACTAAACATGTTAttgctccatcacaacatagaGTTACTCAAG TATTATCAATGGAGGAAAAAAAGGGAGGTACAAATCCTTTAACTACTTCAATGTTAGAGTTCATTAACTGCATTCAGAACTATGAAATGATCCAAGCTCCAAAAACAGGATTAGAGTTTTCATGGTGCAATAATAGATCACGGAAGAAGATAATAGCGTGTAACCTGGATAGAGCTTTTTATAATGCACAATGGTTAAATTTTTATCCTAGTTGGGGATATAAAGTGGGAACAAGAGGCACTTCATATCATAGTCCTCTTTTTGGAACAAATGCTACAATTCCAAAACCAACAAATGTTCCATTTAGAGCTTTAAAAGTATGGATGTCTCATAAAGATTTAAAAAAAGTCATTGAAGAAGCCTGGAAAACAGAAGTGAGAGGTAATCCAAGTTTTATCTTTTTAACAAAACTTAAGCATATCAAAGTAATATTGAAAAGGTGGAATTGGGAAGTTTTTGAAGATGTGAATCAAAAATTGAAGAAAGTTAATGAAGAAGTTTTGAAACAATCTCTTATCTCAGATCAGTCTCCCCATAATACATCACTTCTGAATAAATTAGTTAATGCTAGAGGAGCTCAAGAAATATTAACTCAACATAAGCAAGAAATAGAAAGACAGAAAGCTAGAGTGAAGTGGCTTAAGTTTGGTGCTGCCAACACAAAATTCTTCCAtgtaaatataaaaataaggaaaatgcACAATGAAATTGTGGAGTTGGAAAAAGATGATGGTGAGCTG AATGAAGACAATAAAAAACTTGAAGCTATTCCTTCTGCAGCTGAAATAAAACAAGCAGTTTTTGATCTGGATCCAAATAGCTCTCCTGGTCCTGATGGATTTGGTGGTTGGTTCTATAGAATGGCTTGGGAAATTCTAAGTGAAGACTTTATTAAGGCTATACAATATTGTTGGGACAAAGAATTCATTCTAGCAG GCCCAGTAGGTTACTTTGATGTTAGTAGAGGATTAAGGAAGGGAGATCCTCTTTCTCCCATCCTTTTTGTTATAGCTGAAGATGTTTTAAGCAGAAGATTAACTTCACTAGTGATGCAGGGTAAACTGAAACCAATGTTACAAAGAAATGGAGTGCACCCAACACATATAATGTTTGCAGATGACATATTCCTCTTTTGTAATGTTGAAAAACGAAATTTGAAAAGTTTATTACAAATTCTTGAAGAGTATCAAAAAGCATCAGGTCAAGAAATAAATCTTTCAAAGAGCAAGTGTTTTGTAGGGGGTACAAGCAATGCAAGAAAGAATCAGTTGGCAGAAGTTTGTGGTATGAATTTATCAAATTTCCCAGATAAATACTTGGGTGTTATGTTAACTCCAG TGTACAAATGGACAATAAAAGTTCTCAAGGAAAGTGACAAAATCATAAGAAACTTTCTATGGTCTGGAGATCCATCATTCAAGAAGACAGTTGCAttgaaatgggagaaaacttGTGCTCCTTTAGCTGAAGGTGGTTTGG ATTATATTGAcaaatag